One part of the Rhodothermales bacterium genome encodes these proteins:
- the bglX gene encoding beta-glucosidase BglX, translated as MKRWIVLAFAIAAVPAAAQPAYDMQAERAFVEQLLARMTVEEKLGQLTQYPGEWTSTGPWVSPTNEGEIRAGRVGSFFNIFGAETTKRLQRIAVEESRLGIPILFGADVIHGHRTVFPVPLGEAASWNLEAIERGARIAAVEASAAGIQWTFAPMVDIARDARWGRIAEGAGEDTYLGSRIAEARVRGFQGTTLAGLSADSTVLATAKHFAAYGAAEAGREYNATDISERTLRDVYLPPFQAAVDASVQSLMSGFNDLGGVPATANHHLLTEILRKEWGFGGFVVSDYTSIFELMNHGIAADSAEAGRRAMMAGVDMSMVDGIYMRNLPPLVASGALPMPVLDEAVRRVLRAKYRAGLFADPYRYNDPVREVERTLTPAHRRAARAIATQSIVMLKNDGDVLPLSRTPGRVAVIGALASDSLSALGSWVLSGRKEDAIPILAGIREALPGADVRFEPGYPPVVGGSFEQAVAAMLDTDTSGHDAAVALARSSDVIVLVLGEHRELAGEATSRADIGLPGAQETLARRVIEAAGGKPLVVLLTNGRPLAIPYLADAAPAILVTWQLGVEMGHAVADILFGDANPSGKLPVTFPRATGQEPLYYNLKPTGRPPTTAHKYNSKYVDVDWTPLYPFGFGLSYTTFAYDRLALSAPRIGLRDALTVSVEVTNTGTRAGAEVVQLYVRDEAASVTRPVRELKGFQRIELAPGERRTVTFVLRPEDLRFWGLDDAWTVEPGWFTVYAGPSSVQGLEARFELTH; from the coding sequence ATGAAACGATGGATCGTTCTCGCGTTCGCCATCGCCGCCGTCCCGGCCGCCGCACAGCCGGCGTACGACATGCAGGCGGAACGCGCCTTCGTAGAGCAACTCCTCGCCCGCATGACGGTGGAGGAGAAGCTGGGGCAACTCACGCAGTATCCGGGGGAATGGACGTCGACGGGCCCGTGGGTGTCGCCGACCAACGAAGGGGAAATCCGCGCCGGCCGGGTCGGCTCGTTCTTTAACATTTTTGGCGCCGAGACGACGAAACGCCTCCAGCGGATCGCCGTCGAGGAGTCGCGGCTGGGGATTCCCATCCTGTTCGGCGCCGACGTCATTCACGGACACCGCACGGTGTTTCCCGTGCCGCTCGGAGAGGCGGCGAGCTGGAACCTGGAGGCCATCGAACGCGGCGCGCGTATCGCCGCCGTCGAGGCGTCGGCCGCCGGCATCCAGTGGACGTTTGCGCCGATGGTCGATATCGCCCGCGACGCCCGCTGGGGACGCATCGCCGAGGGCGCCGGCGAAGATACCTACCTCGGCAGCCGCATCGCGGAGGCGCGCGTACGCGGCTTCCAGGGGACGACGCTGGCCGGCTTGAGCGCCGACTCGACGGTGCTCGCGACCGCCAAACACTTCGCCGCCTACGGGGCCGCCGAGGCCGGCCGCGAATACAACGCGACCGATATCAGCGAACGCACCCTGCGCGACGTGTATCTCCCGCCCTTCCAGGCGGCCGTCGACGCCAGCGTGCAGTCCCTCATGTCCGGCTTCAACGATCTCGGCGGCGTGCCCGCTACCGCCAACCACCACCTCCTCACCGAAATCCTCCGCAAGGAGTGGGGATTTGGCGGTTTTGTGGTGTCGGACTATACCTCGATCTTCGAGCTGATGAACCACGGCATCGCGGCGGACAGCGCCGAAGCCGGCCGGCGGGCGATGATGGCCGGGGTGGATATGAGCATGGTGGACGGCATCTACATGCGCAACCTCCCGCCGCTGGTCGCTTCCGGGGCGCTCCCGATGCCCGTGCTCGACGAAGCGGTGCGGCGTGTGCTGCGGGCCAAATACCGGGCCGGCCTTTTCGCCGATCCGTACCGCTACAACGACCCGGTCCGCGAGGTGGAGCGGACGCTCACGCCGGCGCATCGCCGGGCCGCCCGCGCCATCGCTACCCAATCCATCGTCATGCTCAAGAACGACGGCGACGTGCTGCCGCTGTCGAGGACGCCGGGCAGGGTAGCCGTGATCGGGGCGCTCGCCTCGGATTCCCTCTCCGCGCTGGGTTCGTGGGTGCTGAGCGGGCGGAAGGAAGACGCCATTCCGATTCTCGCCGGCATCCGGGAGGCGCTCCCGGGCGCCGACGTCCGGTTCGAACCGGGGTATCCGCCCGTCGTCGGGGGCAGCTTCGAGCAGGCCGTGGCCGCCATGCTGGACACCGACACGAGCGGGCACGACGCCGCCGTGGCGCTGGCGCGGTCGTCCGATGTGATCGTGCTGGTCCTGGGCGAGCACCGGGAGCTGGCCGGCGAGGCCACGAGCCGGGCGGACATCGGGCTGCCCGGCGCGCAGGAAACGCTGGCCCGCCGCGTCATCGAGGCCGCCGGCGGCAAGCCGCTGGTCGTCCTCCTCACCAACGGCCGGCCGCTGGCCATCCCCTACCTGGCCGACGCCGCGCCGGCCATCCTCGTCACCTGGCAACTCGGGGTCGAGATGGGGCACGCCGTGGCGGATATCCTCTTCGGCGACGCCAATCCGAGCGGCAAACTGCCGGTCACCTTCCCGCGGGCGACAGGCCAGGAACCCCTGTATTACAACCTGAAACCGACGGGACGCCCGCCGACCACGGCGCACAAATACAATTCGAAATACGTGGACGTCGACTGGACGCCCCTCTATCCGTTCGGCTTCGGCCTCAGCTACACGACCTTTGCCTACGACCGCCTCGCCCTGAGCGCACCCCGCATCGGTCTGCGCGACGCGCTGACGGTTTCGGTGGAGGTGACGAACACGGGGACGCGCGCCGGCGCCGAGGTGGTGCAGCTCTACGTCCGCGACGAAGCCGCCAGTGTCACGCGGCCGGTCCGGGAGCTGAAAGGTTTCCAGCGCATCGAGCTGGCTCCGGGCGAGCGACGGACGGTGACGTTTGTGTTGCGGCCGGAAGACCTGCGGTTCTGGGGGCTCGACGATGCCTGGACCGTCGAGCCCGGCTGGTTCACGGTCTATGCAGGGCCGTCGAGCGTCCAAGGGCTCGAGGCGCGGTTCGAACTGACGCATTGA